A window of the Carassius carassius chromosome 36, fCarCar2.1, whole genome shotgun sequence genome harbors these coding sequences:
- the LOC132117000 gene encoding mitogen-activated protein kinase 10 isoform X5 has product MSKSKVDNQFYSVEVGDSTFTVLKRYQNLKPIGSGAQGIVCAGYDAILDRNVAIKKLSRPFQNQTHAKRAYRELVLMKCVNHKNIISLLNVFTPQKSLEEFQDVYLVMELMDANLCQVIQMELDHERMSYLLYQMLCGIKHLHSAGIIHRDLKPSNIVVKSDCTLKILDFGLARTAGTSFMMTPYVVTRYYRAPEVILGMGYKENVDIWSVGCIMGEMVRHKILFPGRDYIDQWNKVIEQLGTPSPEFMKKLQPTVRNYVENRPKYAGLTFPKLFPDCLFPADSEHNKLKASQARDLLSKMLIIDPAKRISVDEALQHPYINVWYDPAEVEAARNQQISMPPPQIYDKQLDEREHSIDEWKELIYKEVMNFEERTKNGVVKGQPSPSGAAMNSSESLPPSPSVNDISSMSTDQTLASDTDSSLETSAGPLGCCR; this is encoded by the exons tgctgGATATGATGCCATCCTGGACAGAAATGTGGCCATTAAGAAACTCAGCAGACCTTTTCAGAACCAGACTCACGCCAAGAGAGCATACAGGGAGCTGGTGCTTATGAAATGTGTCAATCACAAAAAC ATCATCAGCTTATTAAATGTCTTCACACCACAGAAGTCTTTAGAGGAATTCCAAGATGT TTACCTGGTCATGGAGCTAATGGATGCAAACCTTTGCCAGGTGATTCAGATGGAACTGGACCACGAGAGGATGTCCTACCTGCTGTACCAGATGTTATGTGGAATCAAACACCTGCACTCAGCCGGCATCATCCACAGG GATCTGAAACCTAGCAATATTGTGGTGAAATCTGACTGTACGCTGAAGATCTTGGACTTTGGGTTGGCGAGAACCGCTGGCACTAGCTTTATGATGACGCCCTATGTGGTGACGCGGTACTACAGGGCCCCGGAGGTCATCCTGGGCATGGGCTACAAGGAAAACG TGGATATTTGGTCAGTTGGTTGCATCATGGGAGAAATGGTGCGCCACAAAATCCTATTCCCCGGCAGGGACT ACATCGACCAATGGAATAAGGTTATCGAGCAGCTCGGCACACCCTCTCCTGAGTTCATGAAGAAACTGCAGCCGACGGTGCGTAACTATGTGGAGAACAGGCCAAAATACGCCGGCCTGACCTTCCCCAAACTCTTCCCTGATTGCCTCTTTCCTGCAGACTCGGAGCACAACAAACTCAAAG CTAGTCAGGCCAGAGACCTGCTGTCTAAGATGCTGATCATTGATCCCGCTAAGCGGATATCAGTGGACGAGGCCCTGCAGCACCCCTACATCAACGTGTGGTACGACCCGGCCGAGGTGGAGGCA GCCAGGAATCAGCAGATATCCATG cctCCTCCACAGATCTATGATAAACAGCTAGATGAGAGGGAACACTCGATTGATGAATGGAAAG AGCTCATCTATAAAGAGGTGATGAACTTCGAGGAGAGAACAAAGAATGGTGTTGTGAAGGGACAGCCCTCTCCCTCAG GTGCAGCCATGAACAGCAGCGAGAGCCTCCCCCCCTCCCCCTCCGTCAACGACATCTCCTCCATGTCCACCGACCAGACCCTGGCCTCCgataccgacagcagcctggaGACCTCCGCCGGACCGCTGGGGTGCTGCAGGTGA